Proteins encoded within one genomic window of candidate division WOR-3 bacterium:
- the mutS gene encoding DNA mismatch repair protein MutS yields the protein MSETPLLTQYKSLKEKNKDTLLAFRIGDFYEFLYDDDQVASKVLGITLTSKPLYKNHRAPLAGIPAKAAWQYFEKLVRNGFKVAICEQLGEGKKLMEREIVEVLTPGTFYHPDFSDETEHIFIGSLTALKSRGSIAIGDIGTGEIFLENGNVEELMNLVETYNVREVLVEDELYFELRDRYPQNYTRIASPLVAKDSMIEKICNFFGVPDIKIINLQDDPLEVRSIFNLITYLEEKKPGMLNHLKTIKRINTEKVLKIDVKTAKHLELLQKPYGDLEDTLYEHLKETITPQGSRYLKETILTPPKDINLINERLCKVEFFVTNRDKHQKVREILRKISDLERIISRFSTQKFHVRDFLRLAESVKAYKEIQNLLGNEDLFAFPQISKDFESLIKTIEYTIEDDPTASPPGWVKKGVNQELDELKFLLSHSKEKLLEMERKEREKTGIPNLRIGYNQVFGFYYEVTKSHLDKVPSYFIRKQTLQNAERFYTEELKELEEKLLSAEEKIVSIEKEIVENLRNSVLDFTREIVALTNFIKELDLIQAFAEVSRNYKYIKPAITTNKRLLIKDGRHPVVEKNLKSPFIPNDTVLDTENTIMYIITGPNMSGKSTYLRQVAIIVIMAHMGCFVPATYAEIPLTDRIFARIGASDDITKGVSTFMAEMLETAEIMRNATSDSLLILDEIGRGTATTDGIAIAWACAEYILERIKAKTLFATHYHELSEIARIHPHVKNYHMKVAEWEGNIVFLRKLVEGVANKSYGIHVAALSGLPKEIIERAKEIAGQLERKEAELLERVRSNVKQLNLFERVEAKKSSCKICEELTSLDIDGISPREALNLLYKLREEVDKCLGS from the coding sequence AAGGTACTTGGTATAACTTTGACTTCTAAACCCCTTTACAAAAATCACAGAGCCCCCCTTGCAGGCATTCCAGCAAAAGCAGCCTGGCAATACTTCGAAAAATTAGTCAGGAATGGTTTCAAGGTAGCAATTTGCGAACAATTGGGAGAAGGTAAAAAATTAATGGAAAGAGAAATCGTTGAGGTTCTAACTCCAGGAACCTTTTACCATCCAGACTTTAGCGATGAAACCGAGCACATCTTTATCGGGTCCTTAACAGCATTAAAGAGCAGGGGTTCTATTGCCATCGGTGACATAGGAACAGGTGAGATCTTTTTAGAAAATGGCAATGTTGAAGAATTGATGAATCTCGTCGAGACTTACAATGTGAGAGAGGTCCTTGTTGAAGATGAACTTTATTTCGAACTGCGGGATAGATACCCGCAGAATTACACCAGAATCGCTTCACCGCTCGTTGCTAAAGATTCAATGATAGAGAAAATCTGCAATTTTTTCGGCGTCCCCGATATCAAGATCATCAACTTGCAAGACGACCCTTTAGAGGTCAGATCCATTTTTAATCTTATAACCTACCTCGAAGAAAAGAAACCAGGCATGCTCAATCACCTGAAAACGATAAAACGCATTAACACTGAAAAAGTTTTAAAAATCGATGTCAAAACTGCAAAACACCTTGAACTATTACAAAAACCCTACGGTGACCTGGAAGACACCCTTTATGAGCACCTGAAAGAAACTATAACCCCACAGGGGAGCCGGTATCTTAAGGAAACCATTTTAACACCTCCAAAGGACATAAATTTAATCAATGAAAGACTATGCAAGGTCGAGTTTTTTGTTACAAACCGGGATAAGCATCAAAAGGTCCGTGAAATATTGAGAAAGATTTCTGACCTGGAAAGGATAATTTCCCGATTTTCAACTCAGAAATTTCATGTAAGGGACTTTTTGAGACTTGCTGAAAGTGTAAAGGCATACAAAGAAATACAAAACCTTTTAGGCAACGAAGATTTATTTGCTTTTCCTCAAATTTCAAAGGATTTTGAATCGCTAATCAAAACCATCGAATACACAATAGAAGATGATCCCACAGCCTCTCCGCCTGGATGGGTGAAGAAGGGTGTGAATCAAGAACTTGACGAACTAAAATTCCTTCTGTCCCACTCAAAAGAAAAACTTCTGGAGATGGAAAGAAAAGAGAGAGAAAAGACCGGAATTCCCAATCTTCGAATCGGATACAACCAAGTTTTTGGGTTTTACTATGAAGTAACAAAATCACACCTCGATAAAGTACCTTCCTACTTCATTAGGAAACAAACCCTTCAAAACGCCGAGAGATTCTATACAGAAGAATTAAAGGAACTTGAAGAAAAGCTCCTCTCCGCTGAAGAAAAAATTGTATCAATTGAAAAGGAGATTGTTGAGAACCTCAGGAATTCGGTGTTAGACTTCACAAGAGAGATCGTTGCATTGACCAATTTTATTAAAGAGTTAGACTTAATTCAAGCTTTTGCTGAAGTCTCAAGAAATTATAAATACATAAAGCCCGCAATAACGACGAATAAAAGGCTACTCATAAAGGATGGTAGACACCCTGTAGTAGAAAAGAATCTGAAATCTCCCTTTATCCCTAATGACACTGTGCTGGACACAGAGAATACCATTATGTACATTATAACCGGACCGAATATGTCAGGAAAGTCTACCTATTTGAGGCAAGTTGCCATAATTGTTATTATGGCTCATATGGGGTGTTTTGTTCCCGCCACATACGCAGAGATACCCCTTACCGATAGAATATTTGCAAGAATCGGTGCTTCTGATGACATCACAAAGGGGGTTTCGACCTTCATGGCAGAGATGCTCGAAACTGCAGAAATCATGCGAAATGCCACTTCTGATTCACTTTTGATCCTCGACGAAATTGGACGGGGGACCGCTACTACCGATGGTATCGCCATTGCGTGGGCTTGCGCTGAATACATATTGGAAAGGATAAAAGCAAAAACTCTTTTCGCAACACACTACCATGAACTTTCAGAAATTGCTCGGATACATCCACACGTAAAAAATTACCATATGAAAGTAGCAGAATGGGAAGGAAACATTGTATTTTTAAGAAAACTGGTCGAAGGTGTTGCCAACAAAAGTTATGGAATTCACGTGGCAGCCCTGTCGGGGCTTCCTAAAGAAATAATAGAACGCGCTAAGGAAATTGCAGGCCAACTGGAGAGGAAAGAAGCTGAATTACTTGAAAGAGTAAGATCAAATGTCAAGCAGCTCAACCTTTTTGAAAGAGTTGAGGCAAAAAAGAGTAGCTGTAAGATTTGCGAAGAGCTAACATCATTAGACATTGATGGAATAAGTCCAAGAGAGGCTTTAAACTTACTTTACAA